The following coding sequences lie in one Salarias fasciatus chromosome 7 unlocalized genomic scaffold, fSalaFa1.1 super_scaffold_4, whole genome shotgun sequence genomic window:
- the ythdc2 gene encoding 3'-5' RNA helicase YTHDC2 isoform X2: MSNTRAASKKEARSQARPSRGSKGLKNIHIGEEVKIAVTRSLETFRFSDEKELEFPSSLTSTERAFIHEMARSLGYISKSKGKGSSRFLTIKKKDGSDKAKPTLSFDISHNSLVAIRSLLQRFPISKRERSDMQLSSKRSSLPAEHDSFSDVDRISKRLNSGLPMVPLQRTPSALDGFRRSLPVFEHQEDIVQLIRDNRVVLVVGETGSGKTTQIPQFLLDDCSRRGEACRIFCTQPRRLAAIAVAERVAAERGESLGQTVAYHIRLESRVSPKTLLTFCTSGVFLRSLMSGDNILTSVTHVIVDEVHERDGLTDFLLTKMRDVLPKTPSLRLILSSAALDVSLFTQYFGSCPVIYLKGRQFEVKELFLEDILKMTGFNTKDSKDRQQKRLTECCEAVDRCSIGDIHRTHMLTAGLLQDGGCTQGKNLSESSAEQLDPRLQKEMDYWISHVFLNEDQEGFVQIFSLIFSEGVSVDYAHSETGITPLMVAAGRGFLPQMEELLSVGADLTIKTSNGWSALDFAQHFQQTDAEDLLKSAIPLEPGCSLDDVPLEPAGPELSPEDQRLLELYHRSFDDQFVDLDLIMDLLHNICSTTSDGAVLIFLPGYDDIVALRDCILYEDKRFAAHPDRYSVFILHSDMQTQDQRRAMKTSPPGIRKIILSTNIAETSITINDVVFVIDSGKVKEKSFDTLSRVSMLKTVWISRASALQRTGRAGRCRPGICFRLFSRLRFSSMLEFQVPQLLRMPLQELCLQTKLLAPSRCPVADFLSRAPQPPPAHSVRNAVQMLKTIDAMDQHEDLTDLGYHLADLPMEPHLGKMVLCAVVLKCLDPILTIACTLAYRDPFTLPAQGAHKQSALHSRKRFTANTFSDHMALLRAFQAWQQSRSEGWEKSFCEKNFLSQATMDMILGMRTQLLGQLRAIGFVRARGGSNIRDVNQNSENWAVVKAALVAGMYPNFVHINRETSTLSSSREKKVLFHPTSVLSQVQVKQPGSAKPSQALPTDWLVYDEMRRGHRKASVRCCSVVTAVTIAIFGGDPKALGFSLHEGGAEKAADEAQEDSDSETEDQAGITIDDFLVFQLDKEAAALLFELKQKWFSLLTRRIRFPTKPWSEQDEAVVQTLVSVLSAEEKAAGLLQPAGVGEVPSPMVEEGSRSCVKNSWSRQKLHTHPNGHRRGRTPGSAGSQASVRSRDEAPPSGTQPREGRLSPSSASCSAQMRARRV, from the exons ATGTCAAACACACGTGCAGCTTCCAAGAAAGAGGCCAGGAGCCAGGCGCGCCCATCCCGGGGCTCCAAAGGCCTCAAGAACATCCACATTGGTGAAGAAGTGAAGATCGCAGTGACCCGCTCTCTGGAGACGTTTCGCTTCAGTGATGAGAAAG AATTGGAGTTTCCTTCTTCTCTAACCAGCACTGAGAGGGCCTTCATTCACGAGATGGCTCGGTCGCTGGGCTACATCTCCAAGAGCAAAGG GAAAGGCTCGAGTCGATTCCTCACCATCAAGAAGAAGGATGGCTCGGATAAAGCTAAGCCCACCTTGTCTTTCGACATCTCCCACAATTCCTTGGTCGCCATCCGCAGCCTGCTTCAGAGGTTTCCCATCAGCAAGAGGGAGCGCTCCGACATGCAGCTCAGCAGCAAGAGATCGTCTCTGCCTGCCGAGCACG ACAGCTTTAGTGACGTTGACAGGATCAGCAAGCGCCTGAACAGCGGTCTTCCCATGGTGCCGCTGCAGAGGACGCCGTCAGCGCTGGACGGCTTCCGCCGCTCCCTCCCCGTGTTCGAACACCAGGAGGACATCGTGCAGCTGATCAGAGACAAcagggtggtgctggtggtgggcGAGACGGGCTCGGGGAAGACCACACAG ATCCCACAGTTCCTGCTGGATGactgcagcaggagaggagaggcctGCCGGATCTTCTGCACTCAGCCCCGACGTCTGGCGGCCATCGCCGTGGCCGAGAGGGTGGCGGCCGAGCGGGGGGAGAGTCTGGGCCAGACCGTGGCCTACCACATCCGGCTGGAGAGCAG GGTGTCTCCGAAGACTCTGCTGACCTTCTGCACCAGCGGCGTGTTTCTGAGGAGCCTGATGTCTGGAGATAACATCCTGACGTCTGTCACTCATGTCATTGTG gACGAAGTACACGAGCGTGACGGGCTGACCGACTTCCTGCTGACCAAGATGCGGGACGTTCTCCCGAAGACGCCCTCGCTGAGACTGATCCTGTCCAGCGCCGCCCTGGACGTGAGCCTGTTCACGCAGTACTTCGGCTCCTGCCCGGTGATCTACC TCAAAGGACGGCAGTTTGAGGTGAAGGAACTCTTCCTGGAGGACATTCTGAAGATGACGGGCTTCAACACCAAGGATAGCA aggaCCGGCAGCAGAAGCGTTTGACCGAGTGCTGTGAGGCGGTGGACAGATGCTCCATTGGAGACATTCACAGGACACACATGCTGACTGCAGGCCTGCTGCAGGACGGCGGCTGTACGCAGGGAAAGAacctg AGCGAGAGCAGCGCAGAGCAGCTGGACCCGAGGCTTCAGAAGGAGATGGACTACTGGATCTCCCACGTCTTCCTGAATGAAGACCAGGAGGGCTTCGTTCAGATCTTCAGCCTGATCTTCAGCGAGGGCGTGAGCG TGGACTACGCTCACAGCGAGACGGGCATCACGCCTCTGATGGTGGCGGCAGGCCGAGGCTTCCTGCCGcagatggaggagctgctcagcgTGGGCGCCGACCTCACCATCAAGACCTCCAACGGATG GTCGGCTCTGGACTTCGCTCAGCACTTCCAGCAGACGGACGCTGAGGATTTACTCAAGTCTGCAAT TCCCCTGGAGCCGGGCTGCAGCCTGGACGACGTCCCTCTGGAGCCGGCCGGCCCCGAGCTGAGCCCCGAGGAccagcggctgctggagctctacCACCGCAGCTTCGACGACCAGTTCGTGGACCTGGACCTCATCATGGACCTGCTGCACAACatctgctccaccaccagcgACG gtgccGTCCTGATCTTCCTCCCCGGGTACGACGACATCGTGGCGCTGAGAGACTGCATCCTGTATGAAGACAAGCGTTTCGCCGCTCATCCTGACAG GTACAGCGTGTTCATCCTGCACTCCGACATGCAAACGCAGGACCAGAGAAGAGCCATGAAGACATCGCCGCCCGGCATCAGGAAGATT ATTCTTTCCACCAACATCGCTGAGACCAGCATCACCATCAACGATGTGGTGTTCGTCATCGATTCAGGGAAAGTCAAAGAG AAGTCGTTCGACACGCTGAGCCGTGTGTCCATGCTGAAGACGGTGTGGATCTCCAGAGCCAGCGCGCTGCAGAGGACGGGACG AGCGGGCCGCTGCCGGCCGGGCATCTGCTTCCGCCTCTTCAGCCGACTCAGGTTCAGCAGCATGCTGGAGTTCCAGGTCCCCCAGCTGCTGCGCATGCCACTGCAG gagctGTGTCTGCAGACCAAGCTGCTGGCCCCCTCCAGGTGTCCGGtggcggacttcctgtccagagctcctcagcctcctcctgctcattCGGTGCGGAACGCGGTGCAGATGCTGAAG ACGATCGATGCCATGGACCAGCACGAGGACCTGACCGACCTGGGCTACCACCTGGCCGACCTGCCCATGGAGCCTCACCTGGGGAAGATGGTGCTGTGCGCCGTGGTGCTGAAGTGTCTGGACCCCATCCTGACCATCGCCTGCACCCTGGCCTACCGCGACCCCTTCACCCTGCCCGCCCAGGGCGCCCACAAGCAGAGCGCCCTGCACAGCCGCAAGCGCTTCACCGCCAACACCTTCAGCGACCACATGGCTCTGCTGAGGGCGTTCCAG GCGTGGCAGCAGTCTCGCAGCGAAGGCTGGGAGAAATCCTTCTGTGAAAAGAACTTCCTGTCCCAGGCCACCATGGACATGATCCTGGGCATGAGGACGCAGCTGCTGGGACAGCTCCGGGCCATCG GCTTCGTGCGGGCGCGAGGAGGCAGCAACATCCGGGACGTGAACCAGAACTCGGAGAACTGGGCCGTGGTGAAGGCCGCCCTGGTGGCCGGCATGTACCCCAACTTCGTCCACATCAACCGGGAGACCTCCACGCTGTCCAGCAGCCGCGAGAAGAAGGTCCTCTTCCACCCCACGTCCGTCCTGAGCCAGGTGCAGGTCAAGCAG CCCGGCTCCGCCAAGCCCAGCCAGGCGCTCCCCACCGACTGGCTGGTCTACGACGAGATGAGGCGGGGCCACAGGAAGGCCAGCGTCCGCTGCTGCTCCGTGGTCACCGCCGTCACCATCGCCATATTCGGAGGCGATCCCAAAGCGCTGGGCTTCTCCCTCCACGAGGGAGGCGCAGAGAAGGCcgcag ACGAAGCGCAGGaggacagtgacagtgagacagAGGACCAAGCAGGAATCACGATCGACGACTTCCTGGTCTTCCAGCTGGATAAGGAG GCCGCCGCGCTGCTGTTCGAGCTGAAGCAGAAGTGGTTCAGCCTGCTGACTCGGAGGATCCGCTTCCCCACCAAGCCCTGGTCCGAGCAGGACGAGGCCGTGGTCCAGACGCTGGTGTCT gtcCTGAGCGCCGAGGAGAAGGCGGCCGGCCTGCTGCAGCCCGCCGGGGTCGGGGAGGTCCCCAGCCCCATGGTGGAGGAGGGATCCAGGAGCTGTGTGAAGAACTCCTGGAGCCGGCAGaagctccacacacaccccaacgGCCACAG GCGGGGTCGGACTCCGGGCTCGGCCGGGTCCCAGGCGAGCGTCCGCAGCAGAGACGAGGCGCCGCCGTCCGGGACTCAGCCCCGTGAGGGTCGCCTGTCCCCGTCCAGCGCCTCCTGCTCCGCTCAG ATGCGAGCGCGGCGTGTCTGA
- the ythdc2 gene encoding 3'-5' RNA helicase YTHDC2 isoform X1 produces MSNTRAASKKEARSQARPSRGSKGLKNIHIGEEVKIAVTRSLETFRFSDEKELEFPSSLTSTERAFIHEMARSLGYISKSKGKGSSRFLTIKKKDGSDKAKPTLSFDISHNSLVAIRSLLQRFPISKRERSDMQLSSKRSSLPAEHDSFSDVDRISKRLNSGLPMVPLQRTPSALDGFRRSLPVFEHQEDIVQLIRDNRVVLVVGETGSGKTTQIPQFLLDDCSRRGEACRIFCTQPRRLAAIAVAERVAAERGESLGQTVAYHIRLESRVSPKTLLTFCTSGVFLRSLMSGDNILTSVTHVIVDEVHERDGLTDFLLTKMRDVLPKTPSLRLILSSAALDVSLFTQYFGSCPVIYLKGRQFEVKELFLEDILKMTGFNTKDSKDRQQKRLTECCEAVDRCSIGDIHRTHMLTAGLLQDGGCTQGKNLSESSAEQLDPRLQKEMDYWISHVFLNEDQEGFVQIFSLIFSEGVSVDYAHSETGITPLMVAAGRGFLPQMEELLSVGADLTIKTSNGWSALDFAQHFQQTDAEDLLKSAIPLEPGCSLDDVPLEPAGPELSPEDQRLLELYHRSFDDQFVDLDLIMDLLHNICSTTSDGAVLIFLPGYDDIVALRDCILYEDKRFAAHPDRYSVFILHSDMQTQDQRRAMKTSPPGIRKIILSTNIAETSITINDVVFVIDSGKVKEKSFDTLSRVSMLKTVWISRASALQRTGRAGRCRPGICFRLFSRLRFSSMLEFQVPQLLRMPLQELCLQTKLLAPSRCPVADFLSRAPQPPPAHSVRNAVQMLKTIDAMDQHEDLTDLGYHLADLPMEPHLGKMVLCAVVLKCLDPILTIACTLAYRDPFTLPAQGAHKQSALHSRKRFTANTFSDHMALLRAFQAWQQSRSEGWEKSFCEKNFLSQATMDMILGMRTQLLGQLRAIGFVRARGGSNIRDVNQNSENWAVVKAALVAGMYPNFVHINRETSTLSSSREKKVLFHPTSVLSQVQVKQPGSAKPSQALPTDWLVYDEMRRGHRKASVRCCSVVTAVTIAIFGGDPKALGFSLHEGGAEKAADEAQEDSDSETEDQAGITIDDFLVFQLDKEAAALLFELKQKWFSLLTRRIRFPTKPWSEQDEAVVQTLVSVLSAEEKAAGLLQPAGVGEVPSPMVEEGSRSCVKNSWSRQKLHTHPNGHRRGRTPGSAGSQASVRSRDEAPPSGTQPREGRLSPSSASCSAQVPTPRPSSNPEPGPRGPQHFKPSSFNRMQQLK; encoded by the exons ATGTCAAACACACGTGCAGCTTCCAAGAAAGAGGCCAGGAGCCAGGCGCGCCCATCCCGGGGCTCCAAAGGCCTCAAGAACATCCACATTGGTGAAGAAGTGAAGATCGCAGTGACCCGCTCTCTGGAGACGTTTCGCTTCAGTGATGAGAAAG AATTGGAGTTTCCTTCTTCTCTAACCAGCACTGAGAGGGCCTTCATTCACGAGATGGCTCGGTCGCTGGGCTACATCTCCAAGAGCAAAGG GAAAGGCTCGAGTCGATTCCTCACCATCAAGAAGAAGGATGGCTCGGATAAAGCTAAGCCCACCTTGTCTTTCGACATCTCCCACAATTCCTTGGTCGCCATCCGCAGCCTGCTTCAGAGGTTTCCCATCAGCAAGAGGGAGCGCTCCGACATGCAGCTCAGCAGCAAGAGATCGTCTCTGCCTGCCGAGCACG ACAGCTTTAGTGACGTTGACAGGATCAGCAAGCGCCTGAACAGCGGTCTTCCCATGGTGCCGCTGCAGAGGACGCCGTCAGCGCTGGACGGCTTCCGCCGCTCCCTCCCCGTGTTCGAACACCAGGAGGACATCGTGCAGCTGATCAGAGACAAcagggtggtgctggtggtgggcGAGACGGGCTCGGGGAAGACCACACAG ATCCCACAGTTCCTGCTGGATGactgcagcaggagaggagaggcctGCCGGATCTTCTGCACTCAGCCCCGACGTCTGGCGGCCATCGCCGTGGCCGAGAGGGTGGCGGCCGAGCGGGGGGAGAGTCTGGGCCAGACCGTGGCCTACCACATCCGGCTGGAGAGCAG GGTGTCTCCGAAGACTCTGCTGACCTTCTGCACCAGCGGCGTGTTTCTGAGGAGCCTGATGTCTGGAGATAACATCCTGACGTCTGTCACTCATGTCATTGTG gACGAAGTACACGAGCGTGACGGGCTGACCGACTTCCTGCTGACCAAGATGCGGGACGTTCTCCCGAAGACGCCCTCGCTGAGACTGATCCTGTCCAGCGCCGCCCTGGACGTGAGCCTGTTCACGCAGTACTTCGGCTCCTGCCCGGTGATCTACC TCAAAGGACGGCAGTTTGAGGTGAAGGAACTCTTCCTGGAGGACATTCTGAAGATGACGGGCTTCAACACCAAGGATAGCA aggaCCGGCAGCAGAAGCGTTTGACCGAGTGCTGTGAGGCGGTGGACAGATGCTCCATTGGAGACATTCACAGGACACACATGCTGACTGCAGGCCTGCTGCAGGACGGCGGCTGTACGCAGGGAAAGAacctg AGCGAGAGCAGCGCAGAGCAGCTGGACCCGAGGCTTCAGAAGGAGATGGACTACTGGATCTCCCACGTCTTCCTGAATGAAGACCAGGAGGGCTTCGTTCAGATCTTCAGCCTGATCTTCAGCGAGGGCGTGAGCG TGGACTACGCTCACAGCGAGACGGGCATCACGCCTCTGATGGTGGCGGCAGGCCGAGGCTTCCTGCCGcagatggaggagctgctcagcgTGGGCGCCGACCTCACCATCAAGACCTCCAACGGATG GTCGGCTCTGGACTTCGCTCAGCACTTCCAGCAGACGGACGCTGAGGATTTACTCAAGTCTGCAAT TCCCCTGGAGCCGGGCTGCAGCCTGGACGACGTCCCTCTGGAGCCGGCCGGCCCCGAGCTGAGCCCCGAGGAccagcggctgctggagctctacCACCGCAGCTTCGACGACCAGTTCGTGGACCTGGACCTCATCATGGACCTGCTGCACAACatctgctccaccaccagcgACG gtgccGTCCTGATCTTCCTCCCCGGGTACGACGACATCGTGGCGCTGAGAGACTGCATCCTGTATGAAGACAAGCGTTTCGCCGCTCATCCTGACAG GTACAGCGTGTTCATCCTGCACTCCGACATGCAAACGCAGGACCAGAGAAGAGCCATGAAGACATCGCCGCCCGGCATCAGGAAGATT ATTCTTTCCACCAACATCGCTGAGACCAGCATCACCATCAACGATGTGGTGTTCGTCATCGATTCAGGGAAAGTCAAAGAG AAGTCGTTCGACACGCTGAGCCGTGTGTCCATGCTGAAGACGGTGTGGATCTCCAGAGCCAGCGCGCTGCAGAGGACGGGACG AGCGGGCCGCTGCCGGCCGGGCATCTGCTTCCGCCTCTTCAGCCGACTCAGGTTCAGCAGCATGCTGGAGTTCCAGGTCCCCCAGCTGCTGCGCATGCCACTGCAG gagctGTGTCTGCAGACCAAGCTGCTGGCCCCCTCCAGGTGTCCGGtggcggacttcctgtccagagctcctcagcctcctcctgctcattCGGTGCGGAACGCGGTGCAGATGCTGAAG ACGATCGATGCCATGGACCAGCACGAGGACCTGACCGACCTGGGCTACCACCTGGCCGACCTGCCCATGGAGCCTCACCTGGGGAAGATGGTGCTGTGCGCCGTGGTGCTGAAGTGTCTGGACCCCATCCTGACCATCGCCTGCACCCTGGCCTACCGCGACCCCTTCACCCTGCCCGCCCAGGGCGCCCACAAGCAGAGCGCCCTGCACAGCCGCAAGCGCTTCACCGCCAACACCTTCAGCGACCACATGGCTCTGCTGAGGGCGTTCCAG GCGTGGCAGCAGTCTCGCAGCGAAGGCTGGGAGAAATCCTTCTGTGAAAAGAACTTCCTGTCCCAGGCCACCATGGACATGATCCTGGGCATGAGGACGCAGCTGCTGGGACAGCTCCGGGCCATCG GCTTCGTGCGGGCGCGAGGAGGCAGCAACATCCGGGACGTGAACCAGAACTCGGAGAACTGGGCCGTGGTGAAGGCCGCCCTGGTGGCCGGCATGTACCCCAACTTCGTCCACATCAACCGGGAGACCTCCACGCTGTCCAGCAGCCGCGAGAAGAAGGTCCTCTTCCACCCCACGTCCGTCCTGAGCCAGGTGCAGGTCAAGCAG CCCGGCTCCGCCAAGCCCAGCCAGGCGCTCCCCACCGACTGGCTGGTCTACGACGAGATGAGGCGGGGCCACAGGAAGGCCAGCGTCCGCTGCTGCTCCGTGGTCACCGCCGTCACCATCGCCATATTCGGAGGCGATCCCAAAGCGCTGGGCTTCTCCCTCCACGAGGGAGGCGCAGAGAAGGCcgcag ACGAAGCGCAGGaggacagtgacagtgagacagAGGACCAAGCAGGAATCACGATCGACGACTTCCTGGTCTTCCAGCTGGATAAGGAG GCCGCCGCGCTGCTGTTCGAGCTGAAGCAGAAGTGGTTCAGCCTGCTGACTCGGAGGATCCGCTTCCCCACCAAGCCCTGGTCCGAGCAGGACGAGGCCGTGGTCCAGACGCTGGTGTCT gtcCTGAGCGCCGAGGAGAAGGCGGCCGGCCTGCTGCAGCCCGCCGGGGTCGGGGAGGTCCCCAGCCCCATGGTGGAGGAGGGATCCAGGAGCTGTGTGAAGAACTCCTGGAGCCGGCAGaagctccacacacaccccaacgGCCACAG GCGGGGTCGGACTCCGGGCTCGGCCGGGTCCCAGGCGAGCGTCCGCAGCAGAGACGAGGCGCCGCCGTCCGGGACTCAGCCCCGTGAGGGTCGCCTGTCCCCGTCCAGCGCCTCCTGCTCCGCTCAGGTACCCACGCCTCGTCCGTCTTCAAACCCGGAACCAGGGCCGAGAGGTCCACAGCATTTTAAACCCAGCAGCTTTAACAGGATGCAGCAGTTAAAATGA